CCGTTCTCTCCCAGGGCTGCCACCAGTGCCACCATGGACGCGCAGCTTCTCCGAGcgggggggagaggaggggggaagacgacgacgatgggGGCGTGGATGAAGGAgcagaaggagaagaagcgcGCCGAGGCCCGGTCCCGCAACGCGCAGGCCTACGCCGCGACCTCCGTGGCcggggtcgccgccgccgtcgccgcgctcgtcgccggcgccgtattctcctcctcctcctccccgccctcGGATCCGCCTAATCCGGCGGCCAATaacgcgaagacggcggcggcgatcgcgtcggcggcggcgctggtggcgTCGCACTGCGTGGAGATGGCGCAGGCGATCGGGGCCAGCCACGAGCAGATCGTGGCCTCCGTCGGCTCCGCTGTGAACGCGCAGACCAGCGGCGACGTCATGGCGCTCACGGCCGGCGCGGCCACGGCGCTGCGCGGGGCCGCCATGCTCAGGGCCAGGCTCCACAGGGAGATCCAGGGCGCCGCTCTGcccggaggagacggcggcaggTCGGCGGCGTCGGAGAGGGACGTGTCGCCGCTCGTCTTCGTCTCCAGAGGCGGCGAGCTGCTCAAGCGCACAAGACAAGGTATGGTGCATTGGTGCTCTGCTCTGCCGAGTACCCTGTGCGTATTCTAAATAAATTCCATTCTAAACCATACACCAAGTCGGAGATAAACCCCGACTTCTCAGTTCCCCAAATCAGAACCCTATTCTTATTAATCCCCTTCAATCCCGACCTTCGGAAATCAAATTTCGTTTTGGAAGAGCAGGATTGCTGACAAGATAAACAAATCTCAGTATTTTTATCGAAAACCCCATTAAACTAGACGATAACTTAGATTGTGATAATTTTAGTAGaaagttagaaaaaaaattagatgcATTTATTTTCTTCAATGCCACGCACACGAAGGCGTCCATACGGGATACAGCTACGCGCGCACGCAAGCAGACGGGTATATGTGTCATTTCACACCTGCTCGGAAAATGAAAAATAGAGTTAAAATAGGAAAAGGTAAAGCATCAAAGTGTCCAAGTAAAACAAGATAAATGGTCAAAGACCGGCTATTATAGAACAGATAATTAATTGCTCAATTAACACGAGACGTGATCAAATTGCcgcatgcatatgcaaaatTGTAAATAATATTACATAACTCCTAGTAATAAGCTGAACTGAATTAGTCAACAAATTCCAAAGTTTAACTGATATGTCAGCAATCTCATTTTCCCAGAACGGTTTTTGATTCCCCAAGGATGAGATTAGACAAGATTAACAAGAACATGTGCTGATTTCAGGGATTAAAAAGTCAAGATCCATTTCAGACTTATCTATTAGATCAAGTAGGTCAAGGTTTAATATGATTACTCTTCTTCGAAACGTGGGGGATTTCATTCTGTTCGCGCACGCGCATTGCAGGTATACTACACTGGAAGCTTGTCACGGTGTACATAGACACCAACTTCCAGGTACGAAGAACATAGCCGTCCGATCCGAATCAGTCCACAAACATCGAAGGTGATATGAAGCTAATCACCATCCAAACTAATAATCTGCAGGTGATCATGAAGATGAAGAGCGCGCACATGGCCGGCACGTTCATCAAGACCAAGAAATGTACTGTACTTGCTCCTCTAACACGTCTGTTACTGCTCCAGTCCAACAAGAAATGACTAAAGCTGGTTTGTTGCAAATTTCAGGTGTGGTGCTGGACGTCcgggcggaggtggcggcgtgGGCAGGCAGGGAGGTCGACGACGGGATGGGCCTTGCGAGGAGAGGCTACTTCGGGGTAAGGACGGAGGAGAGGGTGATCGAGTTCGAGTGCAGGAGCAAGCGCGAGCAGCGCAGGTGGGCGCAGGGCATCACGGAGATGCTCAGCCGCCGCGACAACAGCATGAACATCGCCTTGTAATTAAACACACAATGTCCGCAAATCAGTAGTAGCGTCAGAGAGAATCAGTGTTCTGGTTCTCGTGACATTtgcatgtgtatatatgtgtgtgatTTAGTTTGGTTCACTGGAGCGGGTGTGGTTTGAGCTCCGGATGCGAGTAATCAACCCTGTATTCTTGCGAACGTTTTGTGAGTCCAGTTTGCTTTCCTCTGATCCGAAGCTGGAGCAAGGACCCGGCTGAGGTGCGCTGTGGCAGGGGGACACTCTGTTTTTCAGAATCGAGCGCTCTCGCTTCATTGGGATTTGGGAGCACTAGTTGccagccggccgccgccgccgccgcacatcATTTCAACGAGCGAGCCCCTgcctctccttctccctcgTGGCATGTTCGCGCACAGCTCCCTCTTGAGGTACTACTAGACCTGATTGCAATAAAAATCGCCTTTGCCTTCTTTCCCTCTGCGAACCAAAACACGAGAGGGGGCGGGGAGCCGAATCGTTCTGGACTtctggtcgccggcggcgcccagCGGCCCACTCCACGAGGACCAAAATTTACTCGCGCGCATCTTCCGCGGAATTTCGGAATCCTGATATTTTACTCCGCCCACCTTTTCTTGCTTGCTAGGTTTAGCCGGCTCGCTCGAAGGCCTCTGTGCGCCGCTGGCTCCCCGCTCCTCCGCTACCTGCAGGTTGGTGGTGCTTTGCTTCCTTCCAATGGCCCCAAATCATTCTCCCTCTCGCCGTTACGCTTCTGTGATGAATTTACGGTTCTGTTGTAAGACTTTCTTCTGTTTTGATCCATGGCAAGTTGCTATTTGAGAGGAGAATATTTGAGGATTTCAGCTGGGCAAGATGCAACCACTAGGACAGTTATTAGATTGCTGGACCAGCAAAATTGAGTGGTGGAAAGCATTTGCCCCTGATGAATTTTGGTTCCTTGTATTGTCAAAAACAAAACTGTGGTCATCTGCTTCTACTTTCCATCCTACATACAAAAAAATGTCTCATGTGCTGCTTTGACTGGTAGGGTTCAGTTGGCCAAAATAATTTGCACTCGTTTGCGATGGAACGCGCACAGGGTGTTTCCGGTAATGCGGCAAAACACAGGAAAACAAATTCACCTGTGCAGAGATGGAGGCCAGTCTCAACAGAAGCATCTCCCCAGAAAGGTATGGCCGGCCCAATTTGCTACCTGCCGTTTTATTTCACACCATGACTGAAGGTTTGTCATGCATTATAATGCAAATCATTTCAATCTGTCTATTCAAGTCTTCATCTCATAAATCTGCCCTTTCAAAAATGTACTGAACTTGAAAGGTGTACATTTTAAAACTCGCTTGTTTTCTTGTACTGGACGAGGTGCGCAATTGATTCTAGAATTTTTACGGTCCAACTTTAGGAATATTTGTGCAAGAACTAGAGAAATGTTGCATGCTAGGTGACATGTCCTAGAGGGGGGGAACCAGTTAAATAAATCTTCCAGAACTTCTATGAATATGGTGTATTGTCATGCATAAAACAGTGATTCGGTACATTTTCATGTCGAAATAATGTCCATTGTTTTTCAATGTATTTCATAGTCCTAAGCTATGGGCCGATGGGCCTCTTTCCTCATGAATTATGCCTTCGCAAAGGCTGTCGAGCATAGAGTTTTAGGttaaagcaaaaaaaagatatgaacatttttattttgcatgcaAATAACCAGCATTCTTGAAGAACAGTGCGACATTGCATACATGCTAGCCAGATGAGTGACTTGTTAAAGACACCAGTTTAGGAGCTGAACCCTTTGGTAAGCTTGGTAGAATAGAAGTCTCTTAGATTTGTGTGATCCCCCTGGCATTTGTAATTTGAAGCCACCAGTAACTTTGAATTGATGCACAAAGCTTCGGAAGTAATCCCCTGAAGACTTATTCTTACCTTCTTAATTcaatctctctctttttcattTTACTTGTGTGTTTACGGAGTTGTGGTGACATTTTAGAATGGCCTTATATTTTCACATGATGCAGCTGACCTTGATGAGATATCCAGTTCTGGAATGAAGCAAGTGTTGGAGACTTCCGTCACTGA
The Brachypodium distachyon strain Bd21 chromosome 2, Brachypodium_distachyon_v3.0, whole genome shotgun sequence genome window above contains:
- the LOC100837246 gene encoding VAN3-binding protein-like; protein product: MEDECLDHDHQQQQQQQEEEEKSNNGQLTQRLEGIEEEGGPAETWAPPPAAKTVRAPETPTETMEFLARSWSLSAAEISKALKVLSSKGAAVCDDDIPDAAVPCAALGKEQRPPPETSPPFSPRAATSATMDAQLLRAGGRGGGKTTTMGAWMKEQKEKKRAEARSRNAQAYAATSVAGVAAAVAALVAGAVFSSSSSPPSDPPNPAANNAKTAAAIASAAALVASHCVEMAQAIGASHEQIVASVGSAVNAQTSGDVMALTAGAATALRGAAMLRARLHREIQGAALPGGDGGRSAASERDVSPLVFVSRGGELLKRTRQGILHWKLVTVYIDTNFQVIMKMKSAHMAGTFIKTKKCVVLDVRAEVAAWAGREVDDGMGLARRGYFGVRTEERVIEFECRSKREQRRWAQGITEMLSRRDNSMNIAL